The following are from one region of the Nocardioides marmotae genome:
- a CDS encoding Fur family transcriptional regulator, with the protein MIEQTPLRPTRQRLAVAEALASVDDFRSAQEIHDLLGRRGEPVGLATVYRTLQRLADAGEVDLLRTEDGEAVYRRCSGTHHHHLVCRSCGATVEVEGPAVERWTQSIAGEHGFSDVSHTLEIFGTCPACR; encoded by the coding sequence ATGATCGAGCAGACCCCGCTCCGCCCGACGCGGCAGCGGCTCGCGGTGGCCGAGGCCCTCGCCTCCGTCGATGACTTCCGCTCCGCCCAGGAGATCCACGACCTCCTCGGCCGCCGCGGGGAGCCGGTCGGCCTGGCCACCGTCTACCGCACCCTCCAGCGCCTCGCCGACGCCGGCGAGGTCGACCTGCTGCGCACCGAGGACGGCGAGGCCGTCTACCGCCGCTGCTCGGGCACCCACCACCACCACCTCGTCTGCCGCTCCTGCGGCGCGACGGTCGAGGTCGAGGGGCCCGCTGTCGAGCGCTGGACCCAGAGCATCGCCGGCGAGCACGGCTTCTCCGACGTCAGCCACACCCTCGAGATCTTCGGCACCTGCCCCGCCTGCCGCTGA
- a CDS encoding HNH endonuclease signature motif containing protein: MAKDSRHHAHTVCRAVAKSRRKTRQAATAELWSMSDEDVEATLLEAEKLRAQADALALRLVAEADRRHAGERAGATDTASWWAHRTRQERRVAKGRAQLAESLDRHEPTSAALVEGAISVDHARVITSCVDRLPDDLEDPTVPARAEQHLLHEAQHLDPKTLAVLAKHVLTVVAPEIGEARDAAALEREEREARAGAWLTMCPDGKGSVRGKFSIPELHAAMLHKTLLAYAAPKHQTATRTEDPDAVEQVERRPSPERMGDAFCELLERLPADQLPKVGGLNATVVVTMHLDSLTGGLAPGVLDDGGVISAATARRLACEAGLIPAVLGSKSELLDLGRKTRLFSGAQRRGINLTQPTCTAEGCDWPAHLCHAHHDQPWSHGGKTDLANARNLCPRHHARIHDPAFETTHLPDGRVAFHRRT; this comes from the coding sequence ATGGCCAAGGACTCGAGACACCACGCACACACCGTGTGCCGGGCTGTCGCGAAGTCCCGCCGCAAGACCCGTCAGGCGGCGACCGCGGAGCTGTGGTCGATGTCGGACGAGGACGTCGAAGCGACCCTCCTGGAGGCCGAGAAGCTCCGTGCGCAGGCCGACGCCCTCGCACTCCGCCTGGTCGCCGAGGCCGACCGGCGCCACGCCGGCGAACGGGCCGGCGCGACCGACACCGCCTCGTGGTGGGCCCATCGGACCAGGCAGGAGCGGCGGGTGGCCAAGGGCCGGGCCCAGCTCGCGGAGTCCTTGGACCGGCACGAGCCGACCTCGGCCGCGCTGGTCGAGGGCGCGATCTCGGTCGACCACGCCCGCGTCATCACCTCGTGTGTCGACCGGCTCCCCGACGACCTGGAGGACCCGACCGTCCCGGCGCGCGCCGAGCAGCACCTCCTGCACGAGGCTCAGCACCTCGACCCCAAGACGCTCGCGGTCCTCGCCAAGCACGTCCTCACCGTGGTCGCCCCCGAGATCGGGGAAGCACGCGACGCCGCCGCCCTCGAACGCGAGGAGCGTGAAGCCCGCGCGGGTGCGTGGCTGACCATGTGCCCGGACGGCAAGGGCTCGGTGCGAGGGAAGTTCTCCATCCCCGAGCTCCACGCCGCGATGCTCCACAAGACCCTGCTCGCGTACGCCGCACCCAAGCACCAGACCGCTACCCGCACCGAAGACCCCGACGCGGTCGAGCAGGTCGAGCGGCGGCCATCACCGGAACGGATGGGGGATGCGTTCTGCGAGCTCCTCGAACGACTTCCCGCCGACCAGCTCCCGAAGGTCGGCGGACTGAACGCGACCGTCGTGGTCACGATGCATCTCGACTCGCTGACGGGTGGGCTCGCACCTGGGGTGCTCGACGACGGCGGCGTCATCTCCGCCGCCACCGCCCGCCGACTCGCCTGCGAAGCGGGGCTGATCCCCGCGGTCCTCGGCTCGAAGTCAGAACTCCTCGACCTGGGCCGCAAGACCCGACTGTTCTCCGGCGCCCAGCGACGCGGGATCAACCTGACGCAACCGACCTGCACCGCCGAGGGGTGCGACTGGCCCGCGCACCTGTGCCACGCCCACCACGACCAGCCCTGGTCCCACGGCGGCAAGACGGATCTCGCCAACGCCCGGAACCTCTGCCCGAGGCACCACGCCCGCATCCACGACCCCGCCTTCGAGACCACCCACCTCCCCGACGGGCGGGTCGCCTTCCATCGGCGGACATAG
- a CDS encoding sensor histidine kinase, producing MPDVGGSGRSWATALRGVLLASTADPRAIQAGFTLLACVDAVLRYAGGVRPGVSPPTVAVLLVLVLFCATVLARGRLPVAAVGALLVADIGVVGLARLEPNGGAGLLAVVPALWLGRLHGRRGALVAAVATLALVTVPGLLYAGVEGMNLTRSVIIPVITTIAALAVAGGMEQVEHQRRVSEATLDTVDVGLVLLDEAGSYVAINRRHADFMTLAYPDGHAGRAGQPGLVYDADRVTPLPQESMPTYRAARGEEFDDCRIWVGDDPLTQRALSVSARSVRDEAGRFTGAALAYKDVTELMRAMEVKDEFVASVSHELRTPLTSIVGYVQMLREDDAVAPRAARQLEVVDRNANRLMRLITDLLDTAQIEAGPVGMSRSPGDLAALVRDCADAVRPSYRAAGIGLEVTAPDTLPALLDRPRIEQVVDNLLTNAMKYSATGSVVRVGLALADGRVELTVADQGIGISAADRDRLFTRFFRSREAEERSIQGVGLGLSITRGIVEAHGGRIEVDSELGIGSTFRVRLPVTG from the coding sequence GTGCCTGACGTTGGGGGGAGCGGGCGGTCGTGGGCGACCGCGCTGCGTGGCGTGCTGCTCGCCTCCACCGCCGACCCTCGGGCGATCCAGGCCGGCTTCACGCTGCTCGCCTGCGTGGACGCGGTGCTGCGGTACGCCGGCGGCGTCCGCCCCGGGGTCTCCCCGCCGACCGTCGCGGTGCTCCTCGTGCTCGTCCTGTTCTGCGCCACCGTCCTCGCCCGCGGGCGGCTGCCCGTCGCCGCCGTCGGGGCGCTCCTGGTCGCCGACATCGGGGTGGTCGGGCTGGCCCGGCTCGAGCCGAACGGTGGCGCCGGCCTGCTCGCCGTCGTGCCCGCGCTCTGGCTGGGCCGGCTGCACGGTCGCCGCGGCGCGCTCGTGGCCGCCGTCGCCACGCTCGCGCTCGTGACCGTGCCCGGCCTGCTCTACGCCGGCGTCGAGGGGATGAACCTGACCCGCTCGGTGATCATCCCGGTCATCACGACCATCGCCGCCCTGGCCGTCGCCGGCGGCATGGAGCAGGTCGAGCACCAGCGCCGCGTCTCCGAGGCCACCCTCGACACCGTCGACGTGGGCCTGGTGCTGCTCGACGAGGCCGGGTCGTACGTCGCGATCAACCGCCGGCACGCCGACTTCATGACCCTGGCCTACCCCGACGGGCACGCGGGCCGCGCCGGCCAGCCGGGCCTGGTGTACGACGCGGACCGGGTGACGCCGCTGCCGCAGGAGTCGATGCCGACGTACCGCGCGGCGCGTGGGGAGGAGTTCGACGACTGCCGGATCTGGGTCGGCGACGACCCGTTGACCCAGCGCGCGCTCTCGGTCTCCGCACGGTCGGTGCGTGACGAGGCCGGCCGGTTCACCGGGGCGGCGCTGGCCTACAAGGACGTCACCGAGCTGATGCGCGCGATGGAGGTCAAGGACGAGTTCGTCGCCTCGGTCTCCCACGAGCTGCGTACGCCGCTGACCTCGATCGTCGGGTACGTGCAGATGCTGCGCGAGGACGACGCCGTGGCGCCGCGGGCCGCCCGGCAGCTCGAGGTCGTCGACCGCAACGCCAACCGGCTGATGCGGCTGATCACCGACCTGCTCGACACCGCCCAGATCGAGGCGGGGCCCGTCGGGATGAGCCGCTCGCCCGGTGACCTGGCCGCCCTGGTGCGCGACTGCGCCGACGCGGTCCGGCCCTCCTACCGCGCCGCCGGGATCGGGCTGGAGGTCACCGCCCCCGACACGCTGCCGGCGCTGCTCGACCGCCCGCGCATCGAGCAGGTCGTCGACAACCTGCTGACGAACGCCATGAAGTACAGCGCGACCGGGAGCGTCGTCCGGGTGGGCCTCGCCCTCGCCGACGGCCGCGTCGAGCTGACCGTCGCCGACCAGGGCATCGGCATCTCGGCCGCCGACCGGGACCGGCTCTTCACCCGGTTCTTCCGGTCGCGCGAGGCCGAGGAGCGCTCGATCCAGGGCGTCGGCCTCGGCCTCAGCATCACCCGGGGGATCGTCGAGGCCCACGGCGGCCGGATCGAGGTCGACAGCGAGCTCGGCATCGGCAGCACCTTCCGCGTCCGGCTCCCCGTCACCGGCTGA
- a CDS encoding isoprenyl transferase: MNRAVRPPTPHPSGARPPELPAELVPRHVAVVMDGNGRWAKERGLPRTKGHEEGESSLFDVVEGAIEIGVKAISAYAFSTENWSRSPEEVRFLMGFNRDVIRRRRDEMHELGVRVRWAGRAPRLWKSVIRELQVAEELTRDNDVLTLTMCVNYGGRAELADTARRIAEEVAAGRLDPRKVDERTFAKHLYVPEQSDADLVWRTSGEQRLSNFMLWQAAYAELVYSDVLWPDVDRRHLWAAVEEYARRDRRYGGAR; encoded by the coding sequence GTGAACCGCGCCGTCCGCCCGCCCACGCCGCACCCCTCGGGTGCCCGGCCCCCGGAGCTGCCCGCCGAGCTCGTCCCGCGCCACGTCGCGGTCGTCATGGACGGCAACGGCCGGTGGGCCAAGGAGCGCGGGCTGCCGCGCACCAAGGGGCACGAGGAGGGCGAGTCCTCGCTCTTCGACGTCGTCGAGGGCGCGATAGAGATCGGCGTGAAGGCGATCTCCGCCTATGCGTTCTCGACCGAGAACTGGTCGCGCAGCCCCGAGGAGGTGCGCTTCCTCATGGGCTTCAACCGCGACGTCATCCGGCGCCGCCGCGACGAGATGCACGAGCTCGGCGTGCGGGTGCGCTGGGCCGGCCGCGCGCCGCGGCTGTGGAAGTCGGTCATCCGCGAGCTGCAGGTCGCCGAGGAGCTGACCCGCGACAACGACGTGCTGACGCTGACGATGTGCGTCAACTACGGCGGGCGCGCCGAGCTCGCCGACACCGCGCGGCGCATCGCCGAGGAGGTCGCCGCCGGCCGGCTGGACCCGCGCAAGGTGGACGAGCGCACCTTCGCCAAGCACCTCTACGTCCCCGAGCAGTCCGACGCCGACCTGGTCTGGCGCACGTCGGGGGAGCAGCGGCTCTCGAACTTCATGCTCTGGCAGGCCGCCTACGCCGAGCTGGTCTACTCCGACGTGCTGTGGCCCGACGTCGACCGGCGGCACCTGTGGGCGGCGGTCGAGGAGTACGCGCGCCGTGACCGGAGGTACGGCGGAGCGCGCTGA
- the recO gene encoding DNA repair protein RecO: protein MPLYRDEAIVLRTHKLGEADRIITLLTRHHGRVRAVAKGVRRTTSRFGSRLEPFTHVDLQLAEGRNLDTITQAETLTPFQSEIALDYDRYTAGTVMLETAERLAAEEREPSLQQFLLLVGGLRAMASGQRTPSQVLDSYLLRSLAVAGYAPSFEHCARCGLEGPHRWFNSSMGGVLCATCRVPGSAAPAAETLVLLGALLAGDWPTVEAAEPRHLKEASGLVAAYLHWHLERALRSIEYVER from the coding sequence GTGCCTCTCTACCGCGACGAGGCGATCGTGCTCCGCACCCACAAGCTGGGGGAGGCCGACCGCATCATCACCCTGCTGACCCGCCACCACGGCCGGGTCCGCGCGGTCGCCAAGGGGGTGCGACGGACCACCTCGCGGTTCGGGTCGCGGCTCGAGCCGTTCACCCACGTGGACCTGCAGCTGGCCGAAGGGCGCAACCTCGACACGATCACCCAGGCCGAGACGCTGACGCCGTTCCAGTCCGAGATCGCGCTCGACTACGACCGCTACACCGCCGGCACGGTGATGCTCGAGACCGCCGAGCGGCTGGCCGCGGAGGAGCGCGAGCCCTCGCTCCAGCAGTTCCTGCTGCTCGTCGGCGGGCTGCGCGCGATGGCGTCCGGGCAGCGCACGCCCAGCCAGGTGCTCGACTCCTACCTGCTGCGCTCGCTCGCCGTCGCCGGCTACGCGCCGTCGTTCGAGCACTGCGCGCGCTGCGGGCTGGAGGGGCCGCACCGCTGGTTCAACTCCTCGATGGGCGGGGTGCTCTGCGCGACCTGCCGGGTGCCGGGGTCGGCCGCGCCCGCCGCCGAGACGCTCGTGCTCCTCGGCGCGCTGCTCGCGGGGGACTGGCCCACGGTCGAGGCGGCCGAGCCGCGGCACCTCAAGGAGGCGAGCGGGCTCGTGGCGGCGTACCTGCACTGGCACCTGGAGCGCGCCCTGCGCTCCATCGAGTACGTCGAGCGCTGA
- a CDS encoding alpha/beta fold hydrolase encodes MLVSERIGQFFVEGDSGRDRLEFTEYGAGDAWVVLVHGQFMGRRMHAPLARRLAAEGLHVVTLDLLGHGRSDRPADPLVYSVAAFAEQVLALLDHLGAAQAIVGGTSIGANVALETAVLAPERVRGLICEMPVLDNAVEAGILTFAPVLLAARFLPFTVTAARRLTRPVPRGIVPFWAGIALDSFDQRADALAAMVHGLLFGRLAPSSKDRRRITVPALVVGHPADPVHPAADAAMLAEELPRSTFVQARSILEWRVAPERLDRAAVGFALGCWRTTGRRRRTGA; translated from the coding sequence ATGCTGGTTTCCGAGCGGATCGGGCAGTTCTTCGTGGAGGGCGACAGCGGCCGCGACCGCCTGGAGTTCACCGAGTACGGCGCCGGGGACGCGTGGGTGGTGCTGGTCCACGGCCAGTTCATGGGCCGCCGCATGCACGCGCCGCTGGCCCGCCGGCTGGCCGCCGAGGGGCTGCACGTCGTCACCCTCGACCTGCTCGGGCACGGCCGGTCCGACCGGCCGGCGGACCCGCTGGTCTACTCGGTGGCCGCGTTCGCCGAGCAGGTGCTCGCGCTGCTCGACCACCTCGGCGCCGCCCAGGCGATCGTCGGCGGCACCTCGATCGGCGCCAACGTCGCGCTCGAGACCGCGGTGCTGGCCCCCGAGCGGGTGCGCGGGCTGATCTGCGAGATGCCGGTCCTCGACAACGCGGTCGAGGCGGGGATCCTGACCTTCGCCCCGGTGCTCCTGGCCGCGCGGTTCCTGCCCTTCACCGTCACCGCCGCCCGGCGGCTGACCCGACCGGTGCCCCGCGGGATCGTCCCGTTCTGGGCCGGGATCGCGCTGGACTCCTTCGACCAGCGGGCCGACGCGCTCGCGGCGATGGTGCACGGGCTGCTCTTCGGCCGGCTCGCGCCGTCCTCGAAGGACCGCCGCCGGATCACGGTGCCCGCGCTGGTGGTCGGCCACCCGGCTGACCCGGTCCACCCCGCGGCCGACGCGGCGATGCTGGCCGAGGAGCTGCCCCGCTCCACCTTTGTCCAGGCCCGCTCGATCCTCGAGTGGCGGGTCGCGCCCGAGCGCCTCGACCGCGCGGCGGTCGGCTTCGCGCTCGGCTGCTGGCGCACGACGGGGCGGCGGCGACGTACCGGCGCCTGA
- the leuA gene encoding 2-isopropylmalate synthase: MTKHDAQPHVPARQQNPQQPSGMPFERYVPFIPVRLEDRTWPSAEMTQAPRWCAVDLRDGNQALIDPMSPARKKKMFQLLVDMGYKEIEVGFPAASQTDFDFVRMLIEDDLIPDDVVIQVLTQAREELIERTYESLRGAKQAIVHLYNSTSTLQRRVVFGLDMDGIEDIAVRGARICRKFEERIPETTVFYEYSPESYTGTELEFAARVCNSVLEVFEPTAERPVIINLPATVEMATPNVYADSIEWMSRNLNHREHVVLSLHPHNDRGTAVAAAELGYLAGADRIEGCLFGNGERTGNVCLVTLGLNLFTQGIDPEIDFSDIDEVRRTVEYCNQLPVAERHPYGGDLVYTAFSGSHQDAIKKGFEALERDAAAAGVPVSEHEWAVPYLPIDPQDVGRSYEAVIRVNSQSGKGGVAYVLKVEHKLDLPRRAQIEFSRVVQQHTDAEGGEVVPDEIWAMFRAEYLDREAPLKLNSVHTSSAAGEKDQLTVNVYVDGELRTLEGSGNGPIAAFVDAINSLEVAAERGWDIGVLDYAEHALSAGGDAYAAAYVECAVGDQVLWGVGVDPNIVTASLKAVTSAVNRA, translated from the coding sequence ATGACCAAGCACGACGCCCAGCCGCACGTCCCGGCCCGGCAGCAGAACCCGCAGCAGCCCAGCGGCATGCCGTTCGAGCGCTACGTCCCGTTCATCCCGGTCCGTCTCGAGGACCGCACCTGGCCGAGCGCGGAGATGACCCAGGCGCCGCGCTGGTGCGCGGTCGACCTGCGCGACGGCAACCAGGCGCTCATCGACCCGATGTCGCCGGCGCGGAAGAAGAAGATGTTCCAGCTCCTGGTCGACATGGGCTACAAGGAGATCGAGGTCGGGTTCCCGGCCGCGAGCCAGACCGACTTCGACTTCGTGCGCATGCTCATCGAGGACGACCTGATCCCCGACGACGTCGTCATCCAGGTGCTGACCCAGGCCCGCGAGGAGCTGATCGAGCGCACCTATGAGTCGCTGCGCGGCGCCAAGCAGGCGATCGTCCACCTCTACAACTCCACCAGCACGCTGCAGCGGCGCGTGGTGTTCGGGCTGGACATGGACGGCATCGAGGACATCGCGGTCCGGGGCGCGCGGATCTGCCGCAAGTTCGAGGAGCGGATCCCGGAGACGACCGTCTTCTACGAGTACTCCCCGGAGTCCTACACCGGCACCGAGCTGGAGTTCGCGGCCCGCGTCTGCAACTCCGTGCTGGAGGTCTTCGAGCCGACGGCCGAGCGCCCGGTCATCATCAACCTGCCCGCCACCGTCGAGATGGCGACCCCGAACGTGTACGCCGACTCCATCGAGTGGATGAGCCGGAACCTCAACCACCGCGAGCACGTCGTGCTGTCCCTGCACCCGCACAACGACCGCGGCACCGCGGTCGCCGCGGCCGAGCTGGGCTACCTGGCCGGCGCGGACCGGATCGAGGGCTGCCTGTTCGGCAACGGCGAGCGCACCGGCAACGTCTGCCTGGTCACGCTGGGGCTGAACCTGTTCACCCAGGGCATCGACCCCGAGATCGACTTCTCCGACATCGACGAGGTCCGGCGCACGGTCGAGTACTGCAACCAGCTGCCCGTCGCCGAGCGCCACCCCTACGGCGGCGACCTGGTCTACACCGCGTTCTCGGGCTCCCACCAGGACGCGATCAAGAAGGGCTTCGAGGCCCTCGAGCGCGACGCGGCCGCCGCCGGCGTACCTGTCTCCGAGCACGAGTGGGCCGTGCCGTACCTGCCGATCGACCCGCAGGACGTCGGCCGCAGCTACGAGGCCGTGATCCGGGTCAACAGCCAGTCCGGCAAGGGCGGCGTCGCCTACGTCCTCAAGGTCGAGCACAAGCTGGACCTGCCGCGCCGCGCGCAGATCGAGTTCAGCCGGGTCGTCCAGCAGCACACCGACGCCGAGGGCGGCGAGGTCGTCCCGGACGAGATCTGGGCGATGTTCCGCGCCGAGTACCTCGACCGCGAGGCGCCGCTGAAGCTGAACTCCGTGCACACCTCCTCGGCCGCGGGCGAGAAGGACCAGCTGACCGTCAACGTGTACGTCGACGGCGAGCTGCGCACGCTCGAGGGCTCCGGCAACGGCCCGATCGCGGCGTTCGTCGACGCGATCAACAGCCTCGAGGTCGCCGCCGAGCGCGGCTGGGACATCGGGGTGCTCGACTACGCCGAGCACGCGCTGTCGGCCGGCGGCGACGCCTACGCCGCGGCGTACGTCGAGTGCGCGGTCGGCGACCAGGTCCTCTGGGGCGTCGGCGTCGACCCGAACATCGTCACCGCCTCGCTCAAGGCCGTCACCAGCGCCGTCAACCGCGCCTGA
- a CDS encoding flavodoxin family protein, with translation MPRLLVVHHVPTPTVGVLADAALAGARDDAIEGVEVVVRPALEATAEDVLAADGFLLGTPANFGYMSGALKHFFDSIFLQAGGALADDGSAGAGSGERRPFGLWVHGRYDTTGAVRSVLSIVGALPWRQAAEVLEVVGDVGEPEREAAYELGGTIAALLAD, from the coding sequence ATGCCCCGACTGCTCGTCGTCCACCACGTCCCCACCCCGACCGTCGGCGTCCTGGCCGACGCGGCGCTCGCCGGCGCCCGCGACGACGCGATCGAGGGCGTCGAGGTGGTCGTCCGGCCGGCCCTCGAGGCGACGGCCGAGGACGTGCTCGCCGCCGACGGCTTCCTGCTCGGGACGCCGGCGAACTTCGGCTACATGTCCGGGGCACTGAAGCACTTCTTCGACTCGATCTTCCTCCAGGCCGGGGGCGCGCTCGCTGACGACGGCAGCGCGGGGGCCGGCTCCGGCGAGCGGCGGCCGTTCGGGCTGTGGGTGCACGGTCGCTACGACACGACCGGCGCCGTGCGCTCGGTCCTCTCGATCGTCGGCGCGCTCCCCTGGCGCCAGGCCGCGGAGGTGCTCGAGGTGGTCGGCGACGTCGGCGAGCCCGAGCGGGAGGCGGCGTACGAGCTCGGCGGGACGATCGCCGCGCTCCTCGCCGACTGA
- a CDS encoding SpoIIE family protein phosphatase, producing the protein MSEQHQRRDGMDGGSYDDGIGRTSFFDQAPGLLALFEGPDLRLAELNRAGRDLLGEDAVAALRSGAVTGPVAELLALVREVGRTGADRTGQWGSDGRGRLSIALAPWHGPDGTPRGVVAQALPSRGAETAAPPAPAATVPSPAAAPGATDQTLVALQDALLPGGVPIPRGVRVAARYLLADEGVVAGGDWFDAVTLEDGRLVLAVGDVVGHGVRASVAMGELRALFEERARLDGDIEAALELLDSRARRVPPARAATVCAAVLDPRTGELVYCTAGHPPPMVVNPAGETTFLPASGAGPLASGLPFELAEHQLEEGDVLVMYSDGIVERPGRTVAQCTVDLSEVVREAVLAGPDLERIEERLPERICRESIERLAGSTGVADDITVLAAELVEPMPDLELSYPAMPDTPRVVRVELAEWLDELQVGPLDEVALQHAVGEVVTNACEHAYSAATRRSEAVVEVTAHLDDEGVVEVTVRDTGSWRAPGAPGTRGRGLAMARGFTDEFELHHGEEGTTARLRLRPTRSVGMLTASGADASSRAPLTIEERPGLLLLGGTVDHRGTDELRRRIAHASYGGTSDLVIDMSAVTLLASAGVQVLYEAMAPANGFGLGVVHLVAPLGSPAQHVLEMVRLPYATS; encoded by the coding sequence ATGAGCGAGCAGCACCAACGAAGGGACGGCATGGACGGAGGGTCCTACGACGACGGCATCGGCCGCACGTCGTTCTTCGACCAGGCGCCGGGCCTGCTCGCCCTCTTCGAGGGCCCTGACCTGCGCCTGGCCGAGCTCAACCGCGCCGGCCGCGACCTGCTGGGCGAGGACGCCGTCGCGGCGCTGCGCTCCGGCGCGGTGACCGGCCCGGTGGCCGAGCTCCTGGCCCTGGTCAGGGAGGTCGGCCGGACCGGCGCCGACCGCACCGGCCAGTGGGGCTCGGACGGCCGTGGCCGCCTGAGCATCGCGCTCGCCCCGTGGCACGGCCCGGACGGCACGCCCCGCGGCGTGGTGGCGCAGGCGCTGCCGAGCCGCGGCGCCGAGACCGCCGCGCCGCCCGCCCCGGCCGCCACCGTGCCGTCGCCCGCCGCCGCCCCCGGCGCCACGGACCAGACCCTGGTCGCCCTCCAGGACGCCCTGCTGCCCGGCGGCGTGCCGATCCCGCGCGGGGTGCGCGTGGCCGCGCGCTACCTCCTCGCCGACGAGGGCGTGGTGGCCGGCGGTGACTGGTTCGACGCGGTCACGCTCGAGGACGGCCGCCTGGTCCTCGCCGTCGGCGACGTCGTCGGTCACGGCGTCCGCGCCTCGGTCGCGATGGGCGAGCTGCGTGCGCTCTTCGAGGAGCGCGCCCGCCTCGACGGCGACATCGAGGCCGCCCTCGAGCTCCTCGACTCCCGGGCCCGGCGGGTCCCGCCCGCGCGCGCCGCGACCGTCTGCGCCGCCGTGCTGGACCCCCGCACCGGTGAGCTCGTCTACTGCACCGCGGGCCACCCGCCGCCGATGGTGGTCAACCCCGCCGGCGAGACCACCTTCCTGCCGGCCTCGGGCGCCGGGCCGCTGGCCTCCGGGCTGCCCTTCGAGCTCGCCGAGCACCAGCTCGAGGAGGGCGACGTGCTGGTGATGTACAGCGACGGCATCGTCGAGCGCCCCGGCCGCACCGTCGCCCAGTGCACCGTCGACCTCTCCGAGGTGGTCCGCGAGGCCGTCCTCGCCGGGCCCGACCTCGAGCGGATCGAGGAGCGGCTGCCCGAGCGGATCTGCCGCGAGTCGATCGAGCGGCTGGCCGGCTCGACCGGCGTCGCGGACGACATCACCGTCCTCGCCGCCGAGCTCGTCGAGCCGATGCCCGACCTCGAGCTCAGCTACCCCGCGATGCCCGACACCCCGCGCGTGGTGCGCGTCGAGCTCGCCGAGTGGCTCGACGAGCTCCAGGTCGGCCCGCTCGACGAGGTCGCGCTGCAGCACGCCGTCGGCGAGGTGGTCACCAACGCCTGCGAGCACGCCTACTCCGCCGCCACCCGCCGTTCCGAGGCGGTCGTCGAGGTCACCGCCCACCTCGACGACGAGGGGGTCGTCGAGGTCACCGTCCGCGACACCGGCTCCTGGCGCGCCCCCGGCGCGCCCGGCACCCGCGGCCGCGGCCTGGCCATGGCCCGCGGCTTCACCGACGAGTTCGAGCTCCACCACGGCGAGGAGGGCACGACCGCCCGCCTCCGGCTGCGGCCCACGCGGTCGGTCGGCATGCTCACCGCCTCCGGGGCGGACGCCTCCAGCCGCGCGCCGCTGACCATCGAGGAGCGCCCCGGGCTGCTGCTGCTCGGCGGCACCGTCGACCACCGGGGGACCGACGAGCTGCGCCGCCGCATCGCGCACGCGTCGTACGGCGGCACCTCGGACCTGGTCATCGACATGAGCGCGGTGACCCTGCTGGCCAGCGCCGGCGTGCAGGTGCTCTACGAGGCGATGGCCCCGGCCAACGGGTTCGGCCTCGGCGTCGTGCACCTCGTCGCGCCGCTCGGCTCCCCGGCCCAGCACGTGCTGGAGATGGTCCGGCTCCCGTACGCGACGAGCTGA
- a CDS encoding septum formation family protein, with translation MRLLSSLVLVVAVLAGCGADQGGDADPGQVDAVEVPELGACRVLTPEDVARASNATRTVDCTERHTAQTYAVGDLPEELHDASYDDEELGAFAYETCSQRFQELLGADESLVMRTIVSWAWFRPSEKAWEDGARWYRCDVVGGGEQSEEYVALPETAEGLLLGRPQDRWMVCALGPSVAEGEKVPCSQPHDWRAVTTIKLGDKSDEYPGDRVAEVTTRDFCSDSVGAWLGYPVEYDFGYTWFHEAEWEAGNRRSVCWARTPD, from the coding sequence GTGCGCCTGCTCTCCTCGTTGGTCCTCGTGGTGGCCGTCCTGGCCGGCTGCGGCGCCGACCAGGGCGGCGACGCCGACCCCGGACAGGTCGACGCCGTGGAGGTGCCCGAGCTCGGCGCCTGCCGGGTGCTGACGCCCGAGGACGTCGCTCGTGCCTCGAACGCCACCCGCACGGTCGACTGCACCGAGCGGCACACCGCCCAGACCTACGCCGTCGGCGACCTGCCCGAGGAGCTGCACGACGCGTCGTACGACGACGAGGAGCTCGGGGCGTTCGCCTACGAGACCTGCTCCCAGCGGTTCCAGGAGCTGCTCGGCGCCGACGAGAGCCTGGTCATGCGCACGATCGTCAGCTGGGCCTGGTTCCGTCCCTCGGAGAAGGCCTGGGAGGACGGCGCCCGCTGGTACCGCTGCGACGTGGTCGGCGGCGGCGAGCAGTCCGAGGAGTACGTCGCGCTGCCGGAGACCGCCGAGGGCCTGCTCCTCGGGCGCCCGCAGGACCGGTGGATGGTCTGCGCGCTCGGCCCGTCGGTCGCCGAGGGCGAGAAGGTGCCCTGCTCCCAGCCGCACGACTGGCGCGCGGTGACCACCATCAAGCTCGGCGACAAGTCCGACGAGTACCCCGGCGACCGCGTCGCCGAGGTCACCACCCGCGACTTCTGCTCCGACTCCGTCGGCGCCTGGCTGGGCTACCCCGTCGAGTACGACTTCGGCTACACCTGGTTCCACGAGGCCGAGTGGGAGGCGGGCAACCGCCGCTCGGTGTGCTGGGCGCGGACCCCGGACTGA